TCCGAACGGCGTAAATCCTCCATGGCGGTGAACAGCTCCGCTTCGGTTTCTCCCAATCCAAGCATGAGTCCCGACTTGGTATGGATGCCATCGCCACGTTTGGCTTTAACCTTGGCCAAAACACTCAGGGAACGATCATAGGTTGCCCGCGAACGCACTGAAGGGGTCAAACGACGCACAGTCTCAAGATTATGATTAAAAATGTGCGGATTGGCTGAGAGGACGGTGTCGATGGCAGCATCTTTCTCCAGGAAATCCGGAGTGAGCACTTCAATGATAATCCCCGGGTTCAATGTGCGAACGGCTTCAATCGTCTGGCGAAAGTGATCAGCTCCGCCGTCGTGCAAATCATCGCGGGCCACAGCCGTGATCACCACATGCTTTAATCGCATGCGACGGGTTGCTTCCGCAACCCGATTAGGTTCGTCGGACTCAAGCACCAACGGCTTGGCAGTGGAAACCGCACAGAAACCGCAGGCGCGGGTGCAGCGGTCACCTGCGATCATGAAGGTGGCGGTTCCTTTGCTCCAGCATTCCCAGTGGTTGGGGCACTTCGCACTCTCGCACACGGTGTGGAGTTTCAGTTCATCCAGCAAGCCCCGGGTATGGGAGAAGGTATCCGAAGTCGGCAGTTTGATGCGCAACCATTCCGGCAGGCGTGGGCGTGGTTGGGAACCTGTCTGGGGTGGAGAAATTATGTCAGGCATTGCCTTGCTCCAGCTTTTTCCAAAAACGCGCGAGTTCGTCCGGGCCGAAGTCTGCGAGAATTCTCCCATGAACATCAATGACGGGAGCGAGTTCCTGTCCGGATAGTTTCACCATTTCGTCAAAAGCATCATCGTTGGCAATAACGTCCACAACTTCGTATTCCACATCATGGTCATCCAGCCATTTGGTGGCCTTATGACACCAACCGCAGTAAGGTTTGATAAACAGGCGAATCTTTTTCTCGTTCACGGCCATAACTTGCAGGAGGAAACGACAGATTTCAATGGCTGGCA
This genomic stretch from Pedosphaera parvula Ellin514 harbors:
- the lipA gene encoding lipoyl synthase, whose protein sequence is MPDIISPPQTGSQPRPRLPEWLRIKLPTSDTFSHTRGLLDELKLHTVCESAKCPNHWECWSKGTATFMIAGDRCTRACGFCAVSTAKPLVLESDEPNRVAEATRRMRLKHVVITAVARDDLHDGGADHFRQTIEAVRTLNPGIIIEVLTPDFLEKDAAIDTVLSANPHIFNHNLETVRRLTPSVRSRATYDRSLSVLAKVKAKRGDGIHTKSGLMLGLGETEAELFTAMEDLRRSDCDILTLGQYLQPTLKHLPVVEFVNPTKFAEYKTVAEKMGFVHVASGPMVRSSYHADEFHLPEGS
- a CDS encoding glutaredoxin family protein; this translates as MAVNEKKIRLFIKPYCGWCHKATKWLDDHDVEYEVVDVIANDDAFDEMVKLSGQELAPVIDVHGRILADFGPDELARFWKKLEQGNA